A part of Streptomyces sp. NBC_01235 genomic DNA contains:
- a CDS encoding Cof-type HAD-IIB family hydrolase, whose product MPYSHAPRLTAPEPSAGPADIRLVVTDMDGTLLDDDKKVPEGLWETLARLRERGVLFSPASGRQYATLAAEFAEVADGMVFIAENGTYVVRDGAELSSDPLHPEVVERLTRVVHGLVAAGVDVGAVVCGKRSAYVERADEAFLAEVGRYYVRHRVVEDVTAVDDDIVKVALFDFGSAEATTAPALAPFARTHQVVVSGEHWVDVMNRTANKGAALRRLQRELGITPAQTMVFGDYLNDLEMLDAADWSFAMANAHPEVVRRARHLAPSNNDNGVLRTIARVLDL is encoded by the coding sequence ATGCCCTACTCGCACGCTCCCCGGCTGACCGCTCCCGAGCCGTCGGCCGGCCCCGCCGACATACGCCTGGTCGTCACCGACATGGACGGCACGCTGCTCGACGACGACAAGAAGGTGCCCGAGGGCCTGTGGGAGACACTGGCGCGGCTGCGTGAGCGCGGGGTGCTGTTCAGCCCGGCGAGCGGACGCCAGTACGCCACGCTGGCGGCCGAGTTCGCCGAGGTCGCCGACGGGATGGTGTTCATCGCGGAGAACGGCACGTACGTGGTGCGCGACGGGGCGGAGCTGAGCTCCGATCCGCTTCACCCGGAGGTCGTCGAGCGGTTGACGCGGGTCGTGCACGGGCTCGTGGCCGCCGGCGTCGACGTGGGCGCCGTCGTCTGCGGGAAGCGGTCCGCGTACGTCGAGCGGGCCGACGAGGCCTTCCTGGCCGAGGTGGGCCGGTACTACGTCCGCCACCGGGTCGTCGAGGACGTCACCGCCGTCGACGACGACATCGTCAAGGTCGCCCTGTTCGACTTCGGGTCCGCCGAGGCGACCACGGCCCCGGCGCTCGCACCCTTCGCGCGGACCCACCAGGTCGTCGTCTCCGGCGAGCACTGGGTCGACGTCATGAACCGCACCGCCAACAAGGGCGCCGCGCTGCGCCGGCTCCAGCGGGAGCTGGGCATCACCCCCGCGCAGACCATGGTGTTCGGCGACTATCTCAACGACCTGGAGATGCTGGACGCCGCCGACTGGTCGTTCGCCATGGCCAACGCCCACCCGGAGGTCGTCCGCCGGGCCCGCCACCTCGCGCCCTCCAACAACGACAACGGGGTGCTGCGCACCATCGCCCGCGTCCTGGACCTCTGA